The following coding sequences are from one Electrophorus electricus isolate fEleEle1 chromosome 22, fEleEle1.pri, whole genome shotgun sequence window:
- the LOC118240643 gene encoding multifunctional procollagen lysine hydroxylase and glycosyltransferase LH3-like, giving the protein MAAQLLLVVCAVWLSSSSTAQPVTPEDLLVITAATEETDGFNRFMRTATEFNYTIKVLGLGEDWRGGDVAKTVGGGQKVRWLKNEMQKHKDKHNTVILFVDSYDVILASGPEELLLKFSRFKHRVVFSAEGFCWPDQWLAPKYPPVHSGKRYLNSGGFIGFAPEIFAVVEQWNHRDHDDDQPFYTRIYLDQEQRTKFNMTLDHKSRIFQNLNGAIEEVVLKFEKSRVRARNVAYDTLPVVIHGNGPTKLQLNYLGNYVPTAWTYERGCGICDDLLYLNDIPDEEMPLVHIAVFIEQPTPFLEEFLERLTTLNYPHTRLRLFIHNNVVYHEKHIELFWSRHRSLFLDARIVVPEENLRHDRARTMAVEACKSSITCDYYFSIDSDVALTNPDILRILIEENKSVIAPMLSRHGKLWSNFWGALSPEGFYSCSEDYIDIVQAKRVGLWNVPYVTQVYLIRGDILRTRLAHISLYEEEEIDPDMVFCRAVRDQGVFMFVSNRDEFGRLISSNNYNISRLYPDIWQIFDNPMDWREKYVHENYSQIFEEGETVVEQPCPDVYWFPIFSERMCDELVQTMEDFGMWSSGRHNDDRLAGGYENVPTVDIHMNQIQYEEEWLKFLKDYIVPVTEKLYPGYYPKAKAVMNFVVRYRPDEQPSLRPHHDSSTFTINIALNSKGKDYQGGGCRFLRYDCKIEAPRKGWSLMHPGRLTHYHEGLPTTEGTRYIMVSFVDP; this is encoded by the exons ATGGCAGCCCAGCTCTTACTGGTTGTGTGCGCGGTGTGGCTCAGCTCGTCCTCCACCGCACAGCCTGTTACACCAG AGGATTTGTTGGTGATCACTGCGGCGACAGAAGAGACGGATGGCTTTAACAGATTCATGCGAACAGCGACAGAATTTAACTACACTATTAAG gtgctggGTCTTGGAGAGGATTGGAGAGGGGGTGATGTAGCTAAAACTGTTGGTGGTGGACAGAAGGTTCGATGGTTGAAGAatgaaatgcagaaacacaaagacaaacacaacacagttatCCTCTTCGTCGACAG TTATGATGTCATCCTGGCGAGCGGGCCGGAGGAGCTCCTGTTGAAATTCTCCCGCTTTAAGCACCGAGTGGTTTTCTCTGCTGAGGGCTTCTGTTGGCCTGACCAGTGGCTGGCCCCAAAGTACCCACCTGTCCACAGCGGCAAACGCTACCTCAACTCTGGAg ggttCATTGGGTTTGCTCCTGAGATCTTTGCTGTTGTGGAGCAATGGAACCACAGAGACCATGATGATGACCAGCCGTTCTACACACGCATCTACCTGGACCAGGAACAaagg actaaGTTCAACATGACACTGGATCATAAATCACGGATTTTCCAGAATCTTAATGGCGCCATTG AGGAAGTGGTTCTGAAGTTTGAGAAATCTCGAGTCAGAGCTCGCAATGTTGCTTACGATACACTTCCAGTTGTTATCCATGGCAATGGACCTACCAAG ctCCAGCTGAATTACCTGGGCAACTATGTTCCAACAGCGTGGACATATGAAAGAGGATGTGGCATCTGTGATGATCTGCTATATCTGAACGATATCCCA GATGAAGAGATGCCCCTGGTGCACATTGCTGTGTTCATCGAACAGCCAACACCCTTCCTGGAGGAGTTTCTGGAGAGACTGACAACACTGAATTACCCACACACTCGTTTAAGGCTCTTCATCCACAACAAT GTGGTGTATCATGAGAAGCACATTGAGTTGTTTTGGAGTCGGCATCGTTCTTTGTTCTTAGATGCTCGTATTGTTGTACCTGAGGAAAACCTCCGGCATGACCGGGCCAGAACCATGGCTGT agaggcgTGTAAGAGCAGCATCACCTGTGATTACTACTTCAGCATTGATTCTGATGTGGCTTTGACCAACCCTGACATACTGCGGATCCTTATAGAAGAAAACAA GTCAGTGATTGCCCCAATGTTGTCTCGACATGGGAAGCTCTGGTCTAATTTCTGGGGTGCTCTGAGTCCTGAAGGGTTCTACTCCTGTTCTGAGGATTACATTGACATTGTGCAAGCCAAACGAGT GGGCCTGTGGAATGTGCCCTATGTAACTCAGGTGTACCTGATTCGTGGTGACATCCTGCGTACACGACTGGCCCACATCTCCCTCTATGAGGAGGAAGAGATAGACCCTGACATGGTCTTCTGCAGAGCAGTCCGAGACCAG ggtgtgttcatgtttgtgtctaACAGAGATGAGTTTGGCCGATTGATCTCATCCAACAACTACAACATCAGCAGACTCTACCCTGACATTTGGCAAATATTCGATAACCCCATG gactggAGAGAGAAGTATGTCCATGAGAACTACTCTCAGATCTTTGAGGAGGGGGAGACTGTGGTGGAACAGCCCTGTCCCGACGTTTACTGGTTTCCCATCTTTTCTGAACGGATGTGTGATGAACTGGTGCAGACGATGGAGGACTTTGGCATGTGGTCTTCAGGGAGACATAAT GATGACAGACTAGCTGGTGGTTATGAGAATGTTCCTACAGTCGATATTCATATGAACCAGATTCAATATGAGGAAGAATGGCTGAAATTCCTAAAAGACTACATAGTTCCTGTGACGGAAAAACTCTACCCAGGGTACTACCCAAAG GCGAAGGCGGTGATGAACTTTGTGGTTCGTTATCGGCCCGATGAACAACCTTCCCTTCGGCCACATCACGATTCCTCAACCTTCACCATCAACATTGCTCTGAACAGCAAGGGAAAAGACTACCag GGTGGGGGCTGCCGTTTTCTGCGTTATGACTGTAAAATCGAAGCTCCCAGGAAAGGATGGTCCTTGATGCACCCTGGACGTCTGACCCACTACCACGAAGGCCTGCCCACCACAGAGGGCACACGCTACATCATGGTGTCATTTGTAGACCCCTAG
- the LOC118240675 gene encoding C-type lectin domain family 10 member A-like, with product MAPHMPTHMPFTGQEDLQKCMLMSVSLNMLKVEIQDMSTNVINLREVAAQLKCSFNRLNNNTQDQCCPLQWTLYSSHCYYFSDYGMSWHQAQDECESMKGQLLVLNSKKEKVSVYERGKTTKHLSAVFMNEAKQPNTYQHSEWMPGQPDNWEAHGLGGGEDCAHFHRDGRYNDDHCSRDYRFVCKSHAITSDQ from the exons ATGGccccacacatgcccacacacatgccGTTCACAG GTCAGGAAGATCTTCAGAAATGTATGCTGATGTCAGTGAGCCTGAACATGCTGAAAGTAGAAATTCAAGACA tGTCTACTAATGTGATCAACTTACGGGAAGTTGCAGCTCAGCTCAAATGCAGTTTCAACAGACTCAACAACA atactcAGGATCAGTGTTGTCCACTGCAGTGGACACTCTACTCTTCCCACTGTTATTATTTCTCCGATTACGGCATGTCCTGGCACCAAGCTCAAGATGAGTGTGAGAGCATGAAGGGGCAGCTGCTGGTGCTGAACAGCAAAAAGGAGAAGGTcagtgtttatgaacgaggcaaaacaaccaaacacttatcagcagtgtttatgaacgaggcaaaacaaccaaacacttatcagca cagtgaatGGATGCCTGGCCAGCCTGATAACTGGGAGGCTCATGGTTTGGGTGGAGGGGAAGACTGTGCTCACTTCCACAGAGACGGCAGATACAACGATGACCACTGCTCTCGTGACTATCGTTTTGTCTGCAAATCCCACGCAATCACATCTgatcagtga